DNA sequence from the Leptospirillum ferrooxidans C2-3 genome:
CCTGCATTTTGGCTCCGGAGGGATTTGATGAAATCCGTAAAAGGGTATGTGTCTGATCCGGAATCGGAGAAGATGCGTCCGGAGAGACTGGTCCATTGGAAGTGGAAGGCGCCCCTGATCCATTCATGGGAGGAATCGAAGGAGAGGAAGGAGGTGGCGGGAGTCCGGCCCCAGGTGATGGTGGAAGCGTTGGCGATACCATCTGGTTCCCCTGGTTCAAATAACGATTCTTCATCTCCTTCAAAAGAGACTGGGAAGTCGAATCACCCGATCCATCTGCATACACCATGATCGGAGACAGGGAAAATACCACTAGAAGAGTAATGGAAAAGGTGAAAGGATTTCTGGACATGCTGCCTCCGAGTCGATGAAAACCAGTGTGCATACACCGCTATGAGGATTGAGTGGGCTTATCAGAGCGCACCTTCCAGTTAAAAAGAGGCAAGGCACCGGAATCCTTCTCAGGCAATTGGGAAAGCCCGTCGGAAATCGCCTTGAATGGCTTTTGACGATTCCAGTGTTCGAGTATTCGTGTTGCCCGTTCAATCACAACCTCCGGAACCCCTGCCAGTTTTGCAACATCAATGCCGTAGGATTTTGAAGAGTGACCCGAGCTGATCCTGTGAGGGAAGAAAATCTTGCCTCCCTCGATCCGGACAGCGACAGACTGGTTCAAAAATCGTTGTCCCTTTTCCGTCAGGGCATGAAGTTCATGATAGTGTGTGGCAAAGAGTGTCATGGAGCGGATGTGATCATGGATATATTCGGAGACTGCCCAGGCAATGGCCATTCCATCAAAGGTAGCGGTACCCCTTCCGACCTCGTCAAGAATGACAAGCGTTTTGGAGGTCGCATCCCTCAATACCCTGGCAACCTCCTTCATCTCCACCATAAAGGTTGACTCCCCCTCGAGAATATGATCATTCGCACCCACTCTTGTCAGTATCCGGTCAACAATTGGCAGGACCGCCGAATCCGCCGGAACAGGTGCTCCCATCTGGGCCATGATCTGGATAAGGGCCAGTTGCCTCATATATGTTGATTTGCCTGCCATGTTTGGACCCGTGAGGAGAACAAATGTCCCAGACCCAAGGTTGGTATCGTTCGGCATGAAGGTCCCCGACATAAGTCTGGCTTCAACAATCGGGTGTCGTCCATTTGTAATCGACATGGCACCATCCATTGAAAATGATGGCAAAACGTATTGTCTCTTTTTTCCGACTCTGGCGAAGGAGAGCAATGCATCAACCGTTCCGAGAAACTCCGCCATTCTCTGAATTTGGGCCGACAAAGACAACACCAGTGTCGTCAGCTCATCCAAAAGGGCAAACTCCCTTTGTTGAGCCCTTGAGCGGGATTCCGCTATCCGCTGCTCAAAATCCATCAGCTCGGGAAGTGTATATCGCTCGACACCCGTCAATGTTTGTTTTCTGAAATAGTGGGAAGGGACCTTTGATACCTGCCCCTTGGTCACTTCAATATAATAACCGGCAACCTGATTATAACGGATTCTCAAGGTATCGATTCCCGTCGAACGTCTCTCTCTTTCTTCAATTTTCAAAAGATCCTGATCGCCTTCCCTTTCAAAGTGCCGATAGCCATCCAGTTCCGCATCAAAACCGTCGCGAATGACCGGAGACTCTCCGCAGGAAACAGGCGGATCATCCACCAGAGCTCCGGACAACCGGAGAACCATCGCCGAAAGGATCTCGATCGAAGCATCTCTTTTATGATCCGGCAGCAGTTCGGTCCATTCTGGCATCTTGGCAAGCTCGATAGCCCCCTGGATTCCATCCCTGATCCCTCCAAGATCTCGCGGCAATCGGCCTTTCATTCCGATTCTTCCTAAAATTCTCTCAATATCCCCCGTTGAACCAAGAATATCCCCGATCCTATCAGCCCATCGTGGGTTTTCATCCATGCGTTTCACAATCCATTGTCGCAACAGGATTGTCTCCCGATCGGAAAGAGGCGCCAAGACCCAACGTCTGAGCATTCTGCTCCCCAGTGAAGAGCGGGATTGGTCCAGAACCTCCAGAAGACTTCCATTTTTTTTCCGGTCTTCCTGATCCGGAACAAGATCGAGGTGGCGTATCGATGCGCGATCGATCACAAGGGTACCCACCGTTTTCTCGACCGTAACACCTGTCAGATGGTGGATGATCCCGGCCTTGAGCGAGGCAACATAAGAGATCAGTGTGGAAAGCGCCCGTTCCGATGCAGGAGAAAGGACCGGAAACTCGAAACCTTGAGGAAGGACATCGAGCAATTCTGTCAAAGGAATTTCGGAAGGAGACATTCTCTGATGGTCTATTCCGGACAAGGCGACAGACAATTCGTTGTCTGCGATGAGAATCTCCACAGGCGACTTTGAGGCCATCCAGTCCAGAATGGCATCAAGATCTCCTTTATTCTGCGGTTCAAACACAGCAAGATGTCCGCTTGAGAGATCCAGACTCGATATCGCAACCGATTCATCCATCCGGACGATACAGACACCATTTTTTGTCTGTCCCCCTTCAAGCGATGGATCTTCGATCAAAGTCGATCTTGTCACAATTCTCACAATTTCTCTTGCAAACATTCCGTCGGACTCCAAATCCGGCTGTGTCTGCTCCGAAATGGCAATCCGGTATCCCAGAGATACGAGACGTGGAAGGTAAAGTTCCAGAGAACGGGCCGGAATCCCGCACATGGGCAGAGGATTGGATTTATTCCGATCCCTCGAAGTCAAGGTGAGCCCCAATACTCTGGAAACCTCCACCGCCTGGTCTCCGAACAATTCGTAAAAGTCTCCCAGTCGGAAAAAAAGAAGGGCTTCCCCTGCTTTTTCCCTTAACCCCTGATACTGCCGAAACAATGGAGTGTCCGGATAAACCCATCGTTTTTGAGATGCCATTTCTTCAGTGTCCATGATCCCCTTCACCATGCTGGCCACCTCCATGAGGAGATTGCCTTGAAAAACGCTTCTTCAGGGAACTGCCAATTTTGCTTAACAGGATAAAAAAAAGAGTCGCGAATATTCCGGACAAAAAACAAAGGAGGACCAAAACGCCCACAGAAACGGGATTCGATTGCCCCCAAAACGGGATCTGGACAAAAACCGTATCGTGATCGTTCTCGAGAACAAAAAAGGTTCCAAGGAACGCTATGAGCAACAAGAACAGTCCATTGATCGCCTTCACTTTTCCCTCAAAACGGGCAGTGGCAGGTCAAGCCACTTCATGACCTGCTGCAAATCCTTCCAGACGACTGCCTTTGCCTGGGGATTTCTGAGCAAATAGGCGGGATGATATGTCGGCATGATCCTGATTCCGGGAAAATCCTGCAGAAGTGTTTCAACCCCCCTTACCGAGGATATGGCCGACTCATTCGAAATCACCTGGAAGATCGCAGTTTGGCCTAGCAGAACGATGGCTTCAGGAGAAACGATCCTGATTTGCTCGAGGAGAAAATGTTTGCAAGCCTCCCTCTCAACAAGAGCTGGGGTTCTGTTCGACGGTGGACGGCATTTGACGGCATTGGCGATAAAGACCTCCTCCCTTGAGAGCCCCATCGCAACAATCATTTTATCAAGGAGCTCTCCAGCCCTCCCTACAAAAGGTCTTCCGGTCCGGTCCTCTTCCGCCCCTGGCCCCTCACCGATGAAGAGAAGCCTGGCGTTGAAATTTCCTTCTCCAAAAACTGGATTGGTCCGGGAATCACCAAGGGGGCAGGCCCTGCACTCAGAAACCTTGACAGCCAAAGAATCAAGTGCCTCGGATCGACTTGCAGGAGTTTTAAGTGGTAAGGATTCCGCAGGATCGACTTTTGCCTCCAGATCTTTTCGTTGATCTTGCAGGGAAGAATCGGCGCCTTTCCCGAGAGCCACCTTGGGAGAGATAGTTTTAGACACGGGAAGATCCGGATAGAGGTCTGAAAGATAACGCAGGTGGACGAGGAGTCCATCCATGTCTTTGCCATCAGATTTTCTCATAGGGTCCGCCTGTAGTGGGAAGGATTGGTCTTGCTGGCCTGGTGAGAAGAATATCACCCCACGGATCATGAGGAACCGATTGGTCCATTTCCGTGGCAGCAGCTGAAAGGACAAGACCAACTGAATCGGCAAGCTCCCTGGCCAAAATACCAATGGATCTTGACTTCGCAAGCTCCGCTCCAGCCAAACCATGGAGATATGCAGACAAGATCACCGCTTCATAAGGGGATGTTCCCTGAGCGAGCAAACCGGAAATCACTCCGGTCAGAACATCTCCCGAACCCGCTGTCGCCATGTTCGGACTTCCTGTCATATTCACGGTCATTCGACCGTCAGGAGCAGCGATGATTGTTCTGTAGCCTTTCAGAAGAATGATGGCTGATAGTTTTTCGGACCATTCCAGCAGAAGTTCTGTTGAGTGCTCCAAAACAGTGGAAACAGGAAGATTCAGATAACGAGCAAACTCTCCGGGATGGGGAGTCAGAATCAGGGGAGCTCCATTTGATCGCACAAGACTCATGGGAAAATTCCGGTATAAGTCAAAGATTCCGGCATCTGCCACAACAGGCCCCGAAAACTCATCCAGAACATATCGGGAAATCTGAAGTTCCTCGGATCCAGGAGACAAACCGGGCCCCATTGCGACAACATCAATGTTGTCAAAAATTGCCGACAATCCCTCTGAAAAAGACTCCGGCAAAGACCTGATCATCTGCTCAGGGAAAAAAGATGTCTTGGGTCCCGTATGCGGAAAGAGAAGCGTGAGAAGCCCTGCTCCTGCCCTCTGGCCACCGAGACCGGAGAGCATCGGGGCTCCCCACTTTCCATCGCTACCTCCCCAGACAAGGAGATGGCCAGCTTGTCCCTTGTGAAGAGAAGGTGGCCTTTTGGGTAAAAGAGTCGCCATATCCTCGGGGAGAATAAGCTGACGGGAAGGAGCCGGAAAGGAGAGTGAAGGATAAAGGCCAATGTCAGAAACAACCAGATCTCCTGTGTAACGACATCCCGGATCAACCAGAAGCCCCCATTTGGGAAAGGCGAAGGTAACAGTCCGATTCGCCTGAACGGCCTTCTCTCCCCTTCCGGTTTCGCCATCAAGCCCGGTGGGGATGTCCACAGACAGGACAGGAACATGAAGGGCGTTCATGGTTTCAATCGCGACAAGAACCTCATTGGCGGGTTCTCCCTTGAAGCCTGTACCAAGAATCCCGTCAATGATCACACTTGCATGTCTGAGTTTATGGATGGATGTTTGGGGAGAAAAATGGAGGATCCCGTCCGGTCGGCCACCTTGAGCTACGGAAAGTCTTTTTAAAGCCAAACTCAGGGCTTTTGAGTGTTCTCCCTCCGGATATAAGAGAATGGCTGCCGTTTTGATGCTTTTGAGAGCCAGGTGCCTTAATGCGACAACAGCATCAGCGCCGTTGTTCCCTTTTCCAACCATTGCGACAACACTGGAAGGAAATGGAGAAAGAGCCAAAACGCCTCTAGCGACGGCCAAGCCAGCTCTTTCCATCAAAAGATCTTCGCTGAGAAAACCTTCCTGAATGGTTCTCTTTTCCATTCTGGACATTTCGGAAGGAATAACAACCTTCATGGAGACTCCCCCAAAAAAACGACAAACGCCAAAGCATACGCCCGCTCGTGGGATATGGAGACCATTATCCTCCCGGATCCCATCGCAGAGACTCTTCTTGCCGCTTCACCGTAAAGACAAACGGTTGGTGCTCCCGATGGCATCCGGATCGTTTCAACGTCCCGCCAGTTTAAACCTGAAGATAAACCGGTCCCCATGGCCTTGAGAACAGCTTCCTTGACTGCGAAGCGCCCTGAAAGATACGCCGGGGAAAGAGAGGACTCCGCAATTTCCCTTCTTGTATAAATACGTTCAAGAAAGCGATTGCCATACTTTTCAGTCAGCTCCCGTATCCTGTCAATGGACACAAGGTCCGTCCCGATGGAAACAATGTTTTCCAATGGTCTTTTCCTAGCAAAGGATGGCCCGGCAGATCGGCACCTTCACCGCTTCAATTGTTCCTGTAATTCGCCAATGGCCGCCGAAAGTCCGACAAAAACCGCCCGGGAAATGATACTGTGGCCAATATTTACCTCAGCCAAATTCGGGATTGAAAGGAGTGGCGATAGATTGACACTATCAAGACCATGTCCCATCGCAAGTCTTACACCGCTCGAAGCAATATACAACGAACACTCGATTAACCGTTCCAGCTCATAGGAATCCGGCCCATTGCCAAAAGAATTGGCATAGGGCCCTGTATGAAGTTCTATTTGTTCAACACCAAGATCGCAACCTTTCTTGACCTCTTCCATATCGGGATCCAAAAACAAGGACAACGGAATGTTTTTTCCGGAAGTCAGCTTATGAAATCCCTGAATCTTTTGGCTCAATTCAGGATCGAGAGAAAGCCCTCCTTCAGTCGTT
Encoded proteins:
- a CDS encoding PEGA domain-containing protein — translated: MSRNPFTFSITLLVVFSLSPIMVYADGSGDSTSQSLLKEMKNRYLNQGNQMVSPTLPPSPGAGLPPPPSSPSIPPMNGSGAPSTSNGPVSPDASSPIPDQTHTLLRISSNPSGAKMQVDGVLIGDTPVSFEAHAGMSGTVCVTKNGFYSKCFSVFFQGGKTIRTQISLERVPPSNPFAP
- the mutS gene encoding DNA mismatch repair protein MutS; protein product: MDTEEMASQKRWVYPDTPLFRQYQGLREKAGEALLFFRLGDFYELFGDQAVEVSRVLGLTLTSRDRNKSNPLPMCGIPARSLELYLPRLVSLGYRIAISEQTQPDLESDGMFAREIVRIVTRSTLIEDPSLEGGQTKNGVCIVRMDESVAISSLDLSSGHLAVFEPQNKGDLDAILDWMASKSPVEILIADNELSVALSGIDHQRMSPSEIPLTELLDVLPQGFEFPVLSPASERALSTLISYVASLKAGIIHHLTGVTVEKTVGTLVIDRASIRHLDLVPDQEDRKKNGSLLEVLDQSRSSLGSRMLRRWVLAPLSDRETILLRQWIVKRMDENPRWADRIGDILGSTGDIERILGRIGMKGRLPRDLGGIRDGIQGAIELAKMPEWTELLPDHKRDASIEILSAMVLRLSGALVDDPPVSCGESPVIRDGFDAELDGYRHFEREGDQDLLKIEERERRSTGIDTLRIRYNQVAGYYIEVTKGQVSKVPSHYFRKQTLTGVERYTLPELMDFEQRIAESRSRAQQREFALLDELTTLVLSLSAQIQRMAEFLGTVDALLSFARVGKKRQYVLPSFSMDGAMSITNGRHPIVEARLMSGTFMPNDTNLGSGTFVLLTGPNMAGKSTYMRQLALIQIMAQMGAPVPADSAVLPIVDRILTRVGANDHILEGESTFMVEMKEVARVLRDATSKTLVILDEVGRGTATFDGMAIAWAVSEYIHDHIRSMTLFATHYHELHALTEKGQRFLNQSVAVRIEGGKIFFPHRISSGHSSKSYGIDVAKLAGVPEVVIERATRILEHWNRQKPFKAISDGLSQLPEKDSGALPLFNWKVRSDKPTQSS
- a CDS encoding uracil-DNA glycosylase, translating into MRKSDGKDMDGLLVHLRYLSDLYPDLPVSKTISPKVALGKGADSSLQDQRKDLEAKVDPAESLPLKTPASRSEALDSLAVKVSECRACPLGDSRTNPVFGEGNFNARLLFIGEGPGAEEDRTGRPFVGRAGELLDKMIVAMGLSREEVFIANAVKCRPPSNRTPALVEREACKHFLLEQIRIVSPEAIVLLGQTAIFQVISNESAISSVRGVETLLQDFPGIRIMPTYHPAYLLRNPQAKAVVWKDLQQVMKWLDLPLPVLREK
- a CDS encoding bifunctional ADP-dependent NAD(P)H-hydrate dehydratase/NAD(P)H-hydrate epimerase, whose translation is MKVVIPSEMSRMEKRTIQEGFLSEDLLMERAGLAVARGVLALSPFPSSVVAMVGKGNNGADAVVALRHLALKSIKTAAILLYPEGEHSKALSLALKRLSVAQGGRPDGILHFSPQTSIHKLRHASVIIDGILGTGFKGEPANEVLVAIETMNALHVPVLSVDIPTGLDGETGRGEKAVQANRTVTFAFPKWGLLVDPGCRYTGDLVVSDIGLYPSLSFPAPSRQLILPEDMATLLPKRPPSLHKGQAGHLLVWGGSDGKWGAPMLSGLGGQRAGAGLLTLLFPHTGPKTSFFPEQMIRSLPESFSEGLSAIFDNIDVVAMGPGLSPGSEELQISRYVLDEFSGPVVADAGIFDLYRNFPMSLVRSNGAPLILTPHPGEFARYLNLPVSTVLEHSTELLLEWSEKLSAIILLKGYRTIIAAPDGRMTVNMTGSPNMATAGSGDVLTGVISGLLAQGTSPYEAVILSAYLHGLAGAELAKSRSIGILARELADSVGLVLSAAATEMDQSVPHDPWGDILLTRPARPILPTTGGPYEKI
- the acpS gene encoding holo-ACP synthase, which codes for MENIVSIGTDLVSIDRIRELTEKYGNRFLERIYTRREIAESSLSPAYLSGRFAVKEAVLKAMGTGLSSGLNWRDVETIRMPSGAPTVCLYGEAARRVSAMGSGRIMVSISHERAYALAFVVFLGESP
- a CDS encoding pyridoxine 5'-phosphate synthase, producing the protein MIVLGVNIDHVATLRNARGGKNPDPLLAAEVVHSSGAGQVVCHLREDRRHILDQDLVDLLSWGKLPINLEMALTSEMQKKALDSIPQLITLVPERRLERTTEGGLSLDPELSQKIQGFHKLTSGKNIPLSLFLDPDMEEVKKGCDLGVEQIELHTGPYANSFGNGPDSYELERLIECSLYIASSGVRLAMGHGLDSVNLSPLLSIPNLAEVNIGHSIISRAVFVGLSAAIGELQEQLKR